The Dehalococcoidia bacterium genomic sequence GAGCGGTGCTCTCCGGCGTGGCTCGGGAAGAGCCAAAATCCGGTGTCGACGTGGTGGAAATGATCCGGATGATCAAGAGCGCCAAAGATTCTGCGATGAAGGCTCGTACACAATCGATCAATCAGATGAAGGCTCTGGTTGTTACTGCCCCGGTTGAACTTCGATCCGCACTGCGGGATTTGACCACTAGCCAACTGATAGCCCGTTGTGCCAGGTGGCGTCCCGGGAAACTGCTGACGGCAACGTCAGCGGCTAAGTACACTCTATGGTCGTTGGCCCGGCGTCACATCCATCTTACACGGGAGATAGAGGCTCTCGATGTCCACCTGGAGACGCTGACGACGGCAGTTGCCCCGAGGCTGACGCAATCTTTTGGCATTGGCCCTGACACCGCTGCCACACTCTTGGTCACCGCTGGCAGCAACCCTGAGCGTCTCAGATCCGAGGCAGCTTTTGCCGCCCTGTGCGGGGTAAATCCCATACCTGCTTCGTCAGGCAAAACTAATCGGCACCGTCTTAATCGTGGTGGCGACCGCCGAGCAAATGCCGCCATCCATCGAATTGTGATTGTCAGGCTCCGCCAC encodes the following:
- a CDS encoding IS110 family transposase, with the protein product MNSQGGLPVLGVIVGVDTHKDQHVAVAIDTLGARIGQHTLPTTCAGYLSLERWANSIGKIEAFGIEGTGSYGAGLSRYLSNRGHRIIEVNRPDRSTRRRKGKSDPTDAEMAARAVLSGVAREEPKSGVDVVEMIRMIKSAKDSAMKARTQSINQMKALVVTAPVELRSALRDLTTSQLIARCARWRPGKLLTATSAAKYTLWSLARRHIHLTREIEALDVHLETLTTAVAPRLTQSFGIGPDTAATLLVTAGSNPERLRSEAAFAALCGVNPIPASSGKTNRHRLNRGGDRRANAAIHRIVIVRLRHDERTRAYLKRRTEEGKTKTEAIRCLKRYVAREVFAILRGLAKPNIVPCP